A single region of the Lycium barbarum isolate Lr01 chromosome 2, ASM1917538v2, whole genome shotgun sequence genome encodes:
- the LOC132629030 gene encoding pectin acetylesterase 7-like: MLPSSCTSRKLDPTLCFFPQNLQQYIKTPLFIINSAYDSYQKSVISFRNRLRRKYNHLNRNKWKRISVSSRWHQWLFLVICSLIQVKAEVLQPTVEKTLVKDAVSKGAVCLDGSPAAYHYDKGFGDGVNNWVVFLEGGGWCGSVEDCGLRFGNSTGSSNHMDNTRVFSGLLDYNKTNNPDFYNWHRIMIKYCDGSSFTGDVESVDKATNQHYRGARIFQTIMEELLAKGMKNAKNAILSGNSAGGLASMIHCDRFRSLLPSTPRVKCLSDGGYFLLDNGGKRGKVLESTFAAVVNLHNSAKMLPSSCTSRKLDPTLCFFPQNLQQYIKTPLFIINSAYDSYQFLSFSNDGKRGKVLESTFAAVVNLHVLFLNLSL; this comes from the exons ATGTTGCCTTCATCATGTACTTCAAGAAAATTGGATCCAACATTG TGTTTTTTCCCACAAAATTTACAACAATATATCAAGACACCACTTTTCATAATCAATTCTGCTTATGATTCATACCAG AAAAGTGTCATTTCTTTTAGGAACAGACTAAGAAGAAAATATAATCACTTAAATAGGAATAAGTGGAAGCGTAT AAGTGTATCATCAAGATGGCATCAGTGGTTATTCCTAGTGATTTGTTCATTGATACAAGTAAAAGCTGAGGTTTTGCAACCAACAGTTGAGAAAACGCTGGTTAAAGACGCCGTCTCAAAAGGAGCTG TTTGTTTAGACGGAAGTCCAGCAGCATATCATTATGACAAAGGGTTTGGAGATGGAGTCAATAATTGGGTAGTTTTTCTTGAG GGGGGAGGATGGTGTGGAAGTGTGGAAGATTGTGGACTCCGTTTTGGCAACTCCACGGGCTCCTCTAACCATATGGATAACACCCGTGTTTTTAGCGGCTTGCTAGATTACAACAAGACCAATAATCCAG ACTTCTACAATTGGCACAGAATTATGATCAAATATTGCGATGGATCTTCATTCACAGGAGACGTTGAATCAGTCGATAAA GCTACCAATCAACATTATAGAGGTGCAAGGATTTTTCAAACAATTATGGAGGAGCTACTAGCAAAAGGAATGAAGAATGCAAAAAAT GCTATTCTTTCAGGCAATTCAGCTGGTGGATTGGCTTCTATGATCCATTGTGATCGTTTTCGATCTCTGTTACCTAGCACGCCTAGAGTGAAATGCCTCTCGGATGGTGGCTATTTTTTACTTGA CAATGGTGGCAAGAGAGGGAAAGTATTGGAATCAACCTTTGCTGCAGTGGTTAACTTACAT AATTCAGCAAAAATGTTGCCTTCATCATGTACTTCAAGAAAATTGGATCCAACATTG TGTTTTTTCCCACAAAATTTACAACAATATATCAAGACACCACTTTTCATAATCAATTCTGCTTATGATTCATACCAG TTTCTTTCTTTTAGCAATGATGGCAAGAGAGGGAAAGTATTGGAATCAACCTTTGCTGCAGTGGTTAACTTGCATGTACTCTTCCTCAATCTTTCTCTTTAG